The following are encoded together in the Bacillus sp. V2I10 genome:
- a CDS encoding sugar ABC transporter ATP-binding protein → MKKQTPVLIMEGITKEFPGVKALSNVQLKLYPGEVHALMGENGAGKSTLIKVLTGVYTFDEGSVTLEGKSIRVTNPLEAQNLGISTVYQEVNLCTNLSVVENIFIGREITKRGRLDWKEMTRQAKELLKTRLNLSIDVTKLLSSYSVAIQQMIAIARSLKVSAKVLILDEPTSSLDQNEVNQLFNVIRKLKQEGLAIVFVSHFLDQIYEITDRLTVLRNGTWIGEYKTNEIERLELVSKMIGKDLNELKSAERGTSRNVFDKKKIFLQGNNISKKGKIAPFDIDIHEGEIVGLAGLLGSGRTELARLMFGADKADTGEIKINGSKTNLSSPKQAISNGVAFCSENRKAEGIIADLTIRENMILAMQGIQGWFKYIPKKRQIEIADEYIKLLNINPPNPEQLIKNLSGGNQQKVLLARWLITNPKLLILDEPTRGIDVGAKAEIQKLMLSLSKEGMSILFVSSEIEEVLRTCRKIAVLRDHKKVSEIVNDQQITQKDIMKAMAGG, encoded by the coding sequence GTGAAGAAACAGACTCCGGTACTTATAATGGAAGGAATAACAAAGGAGTTCCCAGGAGTTAAAGCTTTATCAAATGTTCAGTTAAAACTATATCCTGGTGAGGTTCATGCATTGATGGGGGAGAATGGTGCAGGGAAGTCGACATTAATTAAAGTATTAACAGGTGTCTATACGTTTGATGAAGGTTCAGTAACTCTAGAAGGTAAATCCATTCGCGTTACAAATCCACTTGAAGCGCAAAACTTAGGAATTAGCACGGTATACCAAGAAGTGAATTTATGTACAAACTTATCAGTAGTAGAAAATATCTTTATTGGTCGAGAAATTACGAAAAGAGGCCGTCTCGATTGGAAAGAAATGACTAGACAGGCAAAAGAGTTATTGAAAACAAGACTAAACTTAAGTATCGATGTGACTAAGCTATTGTCATCCTATTCTGTAGCAATCCAGCAAATGATAGCGATTGCGCGCTCCCTAAAAGTATCTGCAAAAGTACTCATTTTGGATGAACCAACATCAAGCCTTGATCAAAATGAGGTTAACCAATTGTTTAATGTAATTCGAAAATTAAAGCAAGAAGGCTTAGCAATTGTTTTTGTTAGTCACTTCCTTGATCAAATCTATGAAATTACAGATCGACTAACGGTCTTACGTAATGGTACATGGATTGGTGAATATAAGACAAATGAAATTGAAAGACTTGAATTAGTTTCTAAGATGATTGGTAAAGACCTAAATGAGCTTAAAAGCGCAGAAAGAGGAACTAGTAGGAATGTATTTGATAAGAAAAAGATATTCTTGCAAGGAAATAACATTTCAAAAAAAGGTAAAATTGCCCCTTTTGATATCGATATTCATGAAGGTGAGATTGTCGGACTTGCAGGACTCCTTGGTTCAGGTAGAACGGAATTAGCAAGATTAATGTTTGGTGCAGATAAAGCTGATACCGGTGAAATCAAAATAAATGGTAGTAAAACAAATCTTTCTTCCCCTAAACAAGCTATCTCCAATGGAGTCGCTTTTTGCTCTGAAAACCGCAAAGCAGAGGGAATCATTGCTGACCTAACAATAAGAGAAAATATGATCCTAGCTATGCAAGGAATCCAAGGATGGTTTAAATATATTCCAAAGAAAAGGCAAATTGAAATTGCAGATGAATATATCAAACTATTGAATATAAATCCGCCAAATCCAGAGCAATTAATTAAAAATTTAAGTGGTGGAAATCAACAAAAGGTTTTGCTCGCTAGATGGTTGATTACGAACCCTAAATTATTAATTTTAGATGAACCTACAAGAGGAATTGATGTAGGAGCTAAAGCAGAAATTCAAAAATTAATGCTTTCATTAAGTAAAGAAGGTATGTCGATTTTATTTGTTTCTTCTGAAATAGAAGAAGTGTTACGTACTTGTCGTAAAATTGCTGTCCTACGAGATCATAAGAAAGTTTCCGAAATTGTGAATGATCAGCAAATTACACAAAAAGACATAATGAAGGCAATGGCTGGGGGATGA
- a CDS encoding ABC transporter permease, whose protein sequence is MKSKLFWPIVILLIILLINLFFDKNFFSIEVKNGYLTGSLIDILNRGAPLLLVSIGMTLVIATKGVDLGVGSVIAMAGAVGAMTVSGASGDSLVPLFTAIGLVIGISVLTGIWNGVLVSRIGVQPIVATLILMVAGRGIAQLITDGQIMTVYYDPYTFIGGGYLLMLPFSIFIVAAVLAVASLLTRKTAIGLFIESVGTNPEASRLSGINSKNILLMVYVFSGLCAGIAGLILSSNVASADGNNAGLWYELDAILAVVIGGTSLNGGRFHLMGTVIGALIIQSLTTTIYSIGIAPEINLVVKAIVVLIVCLLQSPEFRTKVFGVFAAKKTEKKSEGVSVS, encoded by the coding sequence ATGAAATCAAAATTATTTTGGCCAATAGTCATTTTATTAATCATTCTATTAATCAATCTTTTTTTTGATAAAAACTTCTTTTCAATTGAAGTGAAAAATGGCTATTTAACTGGTAGTCTAATAGACATTCTTAATCGAGGGGCTCCATTGTTATTGGTTTCTATTGGAATGACTCTTGTAATTGCTACAAAAGGAGTTGATCTCGGAGTTGGTTCCGTCATAGCAATGGCTGGTGCCGTAGGTGCTATGACAGTAAGTGGTGCAAGTGGAGATAGTTTAGTGCCACTATTTACTGCAATTGGTTTAGTTATTGGTATCTCTGTATTAACTGGTATATGGAATGGTGTACTTGTTTCCAGAATTGGGGTTCAACCAATCGTTGCAACATTGATCCTCATGGTTGCAGGTCGTGGTATTGCACAATTAATTACAGATGGTCAAATAATGACAGTATATTATGATCCATATACGTTCATTGGCGGTGGATACCTGTTAATGCTACCTTTTTCAATCTTTATCGTAGCTGCTGTGTTGGCAGTTGCTTCACTCTTAACTAGAAAAACAGCAATTGGGTTATTTATTGAATCAGTAGGTACTAACCCAGAAGCAAGCCGTCTTTCAGGAATAAATTCAAAAAATATTTTATTAATGGTTTACGTGTTTTCCGGATTATGTGCAGGAATCGCTGGCTTAATCTTAAGTTCAAATGTAGCAAGCGCAGATGGAAATAATGCTGGGCTATGGTATGAGTTGGATGCTATTCTAGCTGTAGTAATAGGAGGAACATCATTGAATGGTGGTAGATTTCACTTGATGGGAACAGTCATTGGTGCTCTTATCATTCAAAGTTTAACCACTACTATTTATTCTATTGGAATTGCTCCAGAAATAAACCTTGTCGTAAAAGCAATTGTAGTATTAATTGTTTGTCTTTTGCAATCACCTGAGTTTAGAACGAAAGTATTTGGTGTTTTTGCTGCGAAAAAAACAGAAAAGAAAAGTGAGGGAGTGTCGGTATCATGA
- the yjfF gene encoding galactofuranose ABC transporter, permease protein YjfF translates to MTNKLQLDSKHLPLIATIGLFIVMFIFGSLRYTGFFSTQVFLNLFIDNAFLIVVAVGMTFVILSGGIDLSVGSIIALTSMVAASLTMNTQLSPALVIPISLLVGTVLGFCMGCLIQYFNLQPFIVTLAGMFLARGLCYLISVESITIDHKFFSFMASTRIPVGGGNFISISVIIAMLVVIAAIFVAHFSKFGRNVYALGGSEQSALLMGLPVRKTKILIYTVSGFCSSLAGIIFTFYMLSGYGLHANGLELDTIAAVVIGGTLLTGGAGYVAGSVVGVLILGIIQTVIVFEGTLSSWWTKIAIGTLLLLFIVLQRVIVARSKTNQTSVSSH, encoded by the coding sequence ATGACGAATAAATTACAATTAGATTCTAAACATCTCCCTTTAATAGCAACAATCGGATTGTTTATCGTGATGTTTATTTTTGGCTCACTTAGATATACTGGATTTTTTTCAACACAAGTTTTTCTTAATTTGTTTATTGATAACGCATTCTTGATCGTTGTTGCAGTGGGAATGACATTTGTTATTTTATCAGGGGGAATTGATCTCTCTGTTGGTTCCATCATTGCGTTAACAAGTATGGTAGCAGCCAGTCTTACAATGAATACCCAACTATCACCAGCCCTTGTTATTCCAATAAGTCTACTTGTCGGTACAGTACTTGGTTTTTGTATGGGATGCCTGATTCAATATTTTAATTTACAACCATTTATCGTTACACTTGCAGGAATGTTTCTTGCTAGAGGGCTATGTTATCTAATTAGTGTTGAATCAATTACGATCGACCATAAATTTTTTAGTTTTATGGCTAGTACTCGAATCCCAGTTGGTGGAGGGAATTTTATTTCCATAAGTGTAATAATCGCTATGCTAGTAGTAATTGCAGCAATTTTTGTTGCTCACTTCTCTAAATTTGGACGTAATGTTTATGCATTAGGTGGAAGTGAACAATCTGCATTATTAATGGGACTACCTGTAAGGAAAACAAAAATTTTAATTTATACAGTTAGTGGTTTTTGTTCATCCCTTGCTGGCATAATTTTCACTTTTTATATGTTATCAGGATATGGACTTCATGCAAACGGTCTAGAGCTTGATACGATAGCGGCTGTTGTAATTGGTGGTACATTGCTCACAGGTGGTGCAGGATATGTAGCAGGTAGTGTTGTTGGGGTACTTATTTTAGGTATTATCCAAACCGTTATCGTATTTGAGGGAACGTTAAGCTCTTGGTGGACAAAGATTGCAATTGGAACATTATTATTATTGTTTATTGTATTGCAAAGAGTAATAGTAGCTAGAAGTAAGACGAATCAAACATCAGTATCGTCACACTAA
- a CDS encoding immunoglobulin-like domain-containing protein yields the protein MKNRKRFSIFLLSIMIFQTLSGLVPQSSFAEELNSTTPELILHYDMKSNVKNGDQITMKDVSGNDVAFDGTFKNPENGHLVHNDEVGYVSFNGGSSTSKSGYIEIPKGENGSDLLTGLQDVTISALVNWNNDGANRWIFGLGAATDDAENGNKYFFVTPRHGSGNVAATGISKAGWRNESLVKGTSTMRAGKWEVATVVFSEKSNTMTLYVNGIKVATGSAGGKKLSEIIDPSADFSGFLGKSIFKNDPYFKGMIGDFRVYNGALSDEQVTDLYTETSSKIAKINQLVINDASESLDIAEYLDSSDESTDKITNNLALPTKGKHGVDITWSSSNTEVVANDGTVTRPDKTESDVEVELTATISYEGLATKKPFIVTVLKEYADEQIVQLDASNLTLQNVNQVKGNLSLPVKGEHGSSITWESSNPLIVKGSAEATDNAHQLGMVTRPEVDTKVTLTATISNGEAETKKEFNLNVIKDPGKLTYDAYFFSYFTGEYEGGEEISFATAEDPLKWRALNNGQSVIQSNMGEKGLRDPFVIRSPEGDKFYMLATDLKMGESTNFDQAQITGSHSLMIWESDDLVNWSEQRMVEVAPKTGGNTWAPEAIYNEKTGEYVVFWASSMKNEETYGNYPNGRPAGQYNVMYYATTRDFHTFSEPKVFIDEGFPTIDTSIVQNNDTLYRFTKSEVNYRVYYEKATDIFNDKDGIKENGFQYDVISGTKDGNRGLIGHQGNNEGQTIFKDIHDDKWYMFLDSWPYHVRWSTDLEDGSQFVNNLLPESEYALPPGPRHGTVIPITRAEYNALQDKYGMPAPEQSKEPVVHYTFDQDDIDGTTVKDVSNNGFDAKLVGGTKIDSTDTVGQSTGAVELDGSSGYVELPENTIKDLNLESMTMSTWVKVQGDQANQRIFDFSSNTGRVANRNTMYLSTQGDSGNLEFAIVTPFTEKFANQNSLLGSTYKYAVRAPMLTTANWHHVAMTLEGFDAVLYVDGKEVSRSSTYNVEPRMLLETTMNYLGKSSNENHSLFNGKFDDFRIYNRALNAEEVASLADEEVTEPPVEEPEKAELILDYDMNNIEGTKVVDGTGNFEGKLVNPQNAELIKGDETGVIGFKGGSTSSYIEMPRGVLNGLESVTVSSLVNWKGKNEAEWIFALGQDSNKYLFTTPKRNSGDRSARVGLGITSWQNEAGANATTGALKSNEWKLVTAVMSGEDKTLKLYIDGVEVATGSTNGYTLAQINNGNGLSGFIGRSFYSSDPYFGGMISDFEVYNGALTASEVSKLKEAADTKIAKMNGLLLQNAIKQLDYSTIINKNETKDEITTDLSFPKTGANGTTITWESQNQDFITNEGKVTRPSFEEGNQAVTITGTISDGKNEATKEFTVTVVKKPHDSVAVRTDAEALKVRNIHDVRGNLTLPTSGENGSTITWKSSDSKIITATGEVKRPEHGEGNTKVKLTATITLNNETITKAFLANVKEMPKKEKYEGYVFSYFTGEGYTNGEQIYFSLSEGNNPLKWNELNNGEPAITSELGEKGLRDPFIIRSPEGDKFYLIATDLKINGDWNWDRAQRSGSRSIMVWESTDLINWSEQRMVDVAPKEAGNTWAPEIFYDDSTGEYVVFWASKLYENEEHSGSTYNKMMYSKTRDFYTFTEPEVYIDRGYSVIDTTMIEHDDKVYRLSKDERNNTTSTPNGKFIFQEVGDSVLDPNFELIKEGIGKGSIGAGEGPTIFKSNTEEKWYMFIDEFGGRGYVPFETTDLQSGEWKMSEDYDLPARPRHGTVIPVTKAEHEAILANVPAVKVPGPEQHPTSVTLDQETLTLSEGQTGKLSATVAPNDAVNKAVVWSSNNEEVATVDENGKVTALKEGNAKISATTVDGGLMAVSVVTVEKQQDSTPPEGQFTINNGLEFTNNSTVTLSLEAKDDLSGVHQVRYSTDAKVWSEWEEFNSSKELTLPAGDGEKTVFVEFKDHAGNISESYQQKITLDTTAPVIEFTGHQETYSVDSTIKITCSISDELSGIASKECENVEGPAYEFELGINKVIASATDNAGNTAKAEIEFTVTVDFDSLGRLTEALVTKEEVAESLAKKLQSAKESAAKDNNQAMNGQLNAYENQLKAQSGKSISEENTKILINLVKQLK from the coding sequence ATGAAAAATAGAAAAAGATTTTCTATCTTTCTATTATCTATTATGATCTTTCAAACTTTGTCAGGATTAGTCCCACAATCATCATTTGCGGAAGAATTGAATTCTACAACCCCTGAATTGATTCTGCATTATGATATGAAATCAAACGTTAAAAATGGTGATCAAATTACTATGAAGGATGTATCAGGTAATGATGTAGCATTTGATGGAACATTCAAAAACCCAGAAAATGGTCATTTGGTTCATAATGATGAAGTTGGATATGTTTCTTTTAATGGTGGAAGTTCAACTTCAAAAAGTGGATATATTGAAATACCAAAAGGTGAGAATGGTTCAGATTTATTAACTGGTTTACAAGATGTAACCATTTCAGCACTTGTGAATTGGAATAATGACGGAGCAAACCGTTGGATTTTTGGTTTAGGTGCAGCAACAGATGATGCGGAGAATGGGAATAAATATTTCTTTGTTACACCCCGACATGGTTCAGGAAATGTAGCAGCAACAGGGATTTCCAAAGCTGGATGGAGAAATGAATCACTAGTCAAAGGGACATCGACAATGAGAGCAGGAAAATGGGAAGTTGCAACTGTTGTTTTCTCAGAAAAATCGAATACGATGACATTATATGTAAATGGAATTAAGGTAGCAACAGGATCAGCAGGTGGGAAAAAGTTATCGGAGATTATTGATCCATCAGCAGACTTTTCTGGTTTTCTTGGAAAATCAATCTTTAAAAATGATCCATATTTTAAAGGGATGATCGGTGATTTCCGAGTATATAATGGTGCATTATCAGATGAACAGGTGACTGATTTATATACAGAAACATCTAGTAAAATAGCTAAAATCAATCAGCTTGTTATAAATGATGCCTCAGAATCTCTTGATATTGCTGAATATTTAGATAGCAGTGATGAAAGCACTGATAAAATAACGAATAATCTCGCACTTCCTACAAAGGGCAAGCATGGAGTAGATATTACTTGGAGTTCAAGTAACACTGAAGTCGTTGCAAATGACGGAACAGTTACTCGTCCTGATAAAACAGAATCGGATGTAGAAGTTGAATTAACAGCTACTATTTCTTATGAAGGACTTGCAACAAAGAAACCATTTATTGTAACCGTTTTAAAAGAGTATGCGGATGAACAAATAGTACAGCTGGATGCTTCAAACTTAACTTTACAAAACGTAAATCAAGTAAAAGGAAACTTAAGTTTACCAGTAAAAGGTGAACATGGGAGTTCCATTACATGGGAATCTTCCAATCCATTAATTGTTAAAGGATCTGCAGAAGCAACTGATAATGCGCATCAACTTGGCATGGTAACAAGACCTGAAGTAGATACAAAGGTTACATTAACAGCAACAATTTCTAATGGAGAAGCTGAAACGAAAAAAGAATTCAATCTTAACGTAATAAAAGATCCTGGCAAATTGACTTATGATGCTTACTTCTTCTCCTATTTCACTGGAGAATATGAAGGTGGAGAGGAAATTTCCTTCGCTACAGCAGAAGATCCATTAAAATGGCGAGCATTAAATAATGGTCAATCCGTTATCCAGTCAAATATGGGTGAAAAGGGGCTTAGGGATCCATTTGTCATTCGATCTCCTGAAGGAGATAAATTTTATATGTTGGCAACTGACTTAAAAATGGGTGAGAGCACTAATTTTGACCAGGCGCAAATAACTGGAAGTCATTCCCTTATGATATGGGAGTCGGACGATCTTGTAAATTGGAGCGAACAACGAATGGTAGAAGTTGCTCCTAAAACTGGTGGAAATACTTGGGCACCTGAGGCTATTTATAACGAAAAAACTGGCGAATACGTTGTATTCTGGGCTTCATCGATGAAAAATGAAGAAACATATGGTAATTACCCTAATGGAAGACCAGCAGGACAGTACAATGTTATGTATTATGCAACGACTAGGGATTTCCATACGTTCTCTGAACCGAAAGTGTTTATTGATGAAGGTTTCCCTACGATTGATACAAGCATCGTCCAAAATAACGACACTCTTTATCGATTTACAAAATCAGAAGTGAATTACAGAGTGTATTACGAGAAAGCAACAGATATCTTCAATGATAAAGATGGAATCAAGGAAAATGGATTTCAATACGATGTGATTTCAGGTACAAAAGATGGAAACAGAGGACTTATCGGTCATCAAGGAAACAATGAGGGTCAAACAATATTTAAAGACATCCATGATGATAAATGGTATATGTTCTTAGATTCTTGGCCATATCATGTTCGTTGGTCTACAGATCTGGAAGATGGATCACAATTTGTCAACAATTTACTTCCAGAATCTGAATATGCGCTACCACCAGGACCACGACATGGTACGGTTATTCCAATCACCCGCGCGGAATATAATGCCCTTCAAGATAAATATGGCATGCCTGCACCAGAGCAATCTAAAGAACCTGTAGTACATTATACATTTGATCAGGATGATATTGATGGAACAACTGTAAAAGATGTTTCCAATAATGGTTTTGATGCAAAATTAGTAGGTGGAACTAAGATTGATTCAACTGACACAGTAGGTCAATCAACAGGAGCAGTAGAGTTAGATGGAAGTTCGGGATATGTTGAGTTACCAGAAAATACAATTAAAGACCTTAATCTAGAAAGTATGACAATGTCTACGTGGGTTAAAGTACAGGGAGATCAAGCAAACCAACGAATTTTTGATTTTTCTTCTAATACTGGGAGAGTTGCAAACCGCAATACGATGTATTTAAGTACACAGGGTGATTCAGGTAACTTGGAATTTGCAATTGTTACACCTTTCACCGAAAAATTTGCAAATCAAAATTCTCTTTTAGGAAGTACCTATAAATATGCTGTGAGAGCTCCAATGCTTACTACTGCAAATTGGCATCACGTAGCGATGACGCTTGAAGGATTTGATGCAGTATTATATGTAGATGGAAAAGAAGTCTCAAGGAGCTCAACTTATAATGTAGAGCCAAGAATGCTTTTAGAAACAACGATGAACTATTTAGGTAAGTCTAGCAATGAAAATCACAGTCTTTTTAACGGGAAATTTGATGACTTTAGAATTTATAACCGTGCTCTTAATGCTGAAGAAGTTGCTAGTTTAGCAGATGAAGAGGTTACGGAACCTCCAGTTGAGGAGCCGGAAAAAGCTGAGTTAATTCTTGATTATGATATGAACAATATTGAAGGTACAAAAGTAGTAGATGGTACAGGTAATTTTGAAGGGAAGCTTGTCAATCCTCAGAACGCTGAACTGATTAAAGGGGATGAGACAGGAGTTATCGGCTTTAAAGGCGGTTCCACAAGCTCGTATATTGAGATGCCTCGAGGTGTACTAAACGGGTTAGAGAGTGTGACCGTTTCTTCATTAGTGAATTGGAAAGGCAAAAATGAGGCTGAATGGATATTTGCTTTAGGTCAGGATAGCAATAAATATTTATTTACGACTCCAAAACGTAATTCAGGTGACCGATCTGCACGTGTAGGTCTTGGAATCACAAGCTGGCAAAATGAGGCTGGGGCAAATGCAACAACTGGTGCCTTAAAGTCAAATGAGTGGAAATTGGTTACAGCCGTTATGTCTGGTGAAGATAAAACATTGAAATTGTATATTGATGGTGTTGAAGTTGCAACTGGATCTACAAATGGTTATACATTAGCACAGATAAACAATGGTAATGGATTAAGCGGATTTATCGGACGATCATTCTATTCTAGTGATCCATACTTTGGCGGAATGATTTCTGATTTTGAAGTATATAATGGAGCCTTAACGGCATCAGAGGTGAGTAAATTAAAAGAAGCAGCAGATACAAAAATTGCTAAAATGAATGGTTTACTACTTCAAAATGCAATTAAACAATTAGACTACTCAACTATTATTAATAAGAACGAAACCAAAGATGAAATCACAACAGATTTATCATTCCCTAAGACGGGAGCAAACGGAACAACCATCACTTGGGAATCACAAAATCAGGACTTTATTACAAATGAAGGTAAAGTTACTAGACCTTCATTTGAAGAAGGAAACCAAGCAGTAACTATTACAGGAACTATTTCAGACGGAAAGAACGAGGCAACAAAAGAATTTACAGTAACTGTAGTAAAGAAACCGCATGATTCTGTCGCAGTCAGAACAGATGCAGAAGCATTAAAGGTGCGTAACATTCATGATGTTCGCGGAAATTTAACATTACCGACATCTGGAGAAAATGGGTCAACGATTACATGGAAATCAAGTGATTCAAAGATCATAACAGCTACTGGAGAGGTAAAACGTCCTGAACATGGTGAAGGAAATACTAAAGTTAAGTTAACAGCAACGATCACATTAAATAACGAAACGATTACAAAGGCATTTTTAGCAAATGTCAAAGAAATGCCGAAAAAAGAAAAATATGAAGGTTACGTTTTCAGTTACTTTACAGGCGAAGGCTACACGAATGGTGAGCAAATTTATTTCTCCTTAAGTGAAGGGAACAATCCACTTAAATGGAATGAGTTAAATAATGGAGAACCAGCAATCACGTCTGAATTAGGGGAAAAGGGACTTAGAGATCCGTTTATCATTCGTTCTCCTGAAGGAGATAAATTCTATTTAATTGCAACAGATTTAAAAATCAATGGAGATTGGAATTGGGATCGAGCACAAAGATCAGGAAGTAGATCGATCATGGTTTGGGAATCCACTGATTTGATTAATTGGTCTGAGCAAAGAATGGTCGATGTAGCACCAAAAGAGGCAGGAAATACGTGGGCACCTGAAATCTTTTATGATGACTCAACTGGAGAATATGTCGTTTTCTGGGCTTCAAAGCTATACGAGAATGAAGAACATAGTGGGTCCACTTATAACAAAATGATGTACAGTAAAACACGAGATTTCTATACATTTACAGAACCTGAAGTATATATTGATCGTGGATACTCAGTTATTGATACAACGATGATCGAACATGACGATAAAGTTTATCGATTATCAAAGGATGAAAGAAACAATACAACATCCACACCAAACGGTAAATTTATTTTCCAAGAGGTAGGGGATTCCGTACTTGACCCTAACTTTGAGCTTATTAAAGAAGGAATTGGAAAAGGCTCAATTGGCGCAGGTGAAGGTCCTACAATCTTCAAATCGAATACAGAAGAAAAATGGTATATGTTTATTGATGAATTTGGCGGTAGAGGTTATGTTCCTTTTGAAACAACCGATTTGCAGTCAGGTGAATGGAAAATGTCTGAAGACTATGACTTACCAGCACGGCCGCGTCATGGAACAGTAATCCCTGTTACAAAAGCTGAGCATGAGGCAATACTTGCAAATGTTCCAGCCGTTAAAGTCCCAGGACCTGAACAACATCCAACAAGTGTAACACTTGATCAGGAAACATTGACGTTGTCAGAGGGTCAAACAGGAAAGCTTAGTGCAACAGTTGCACCTAATGACGCAGTCAATAAAGCTGTTGTATGGTCTAGTAATAATGAAGAAGTAGCTACTGTTGATGAAAACGGGAAAGTAACTGCCCTGAAGGAAGGAAACGCGAAAATTAGTGCAACAACAGTTGATGGCGGTTTAATGGCAGTTAGTGTCGTCACTGTAGAGAAACAACAAGATTCTACACCACCAGAAGGTCAGTTTACGATTAATAACGGTTTAGAGTTTACGAATAATTCAACTGTCACTTTATCTCTAGAAGCCAAGGATGATTTAAGCGGTGTTCATCAAGTTCGTTATTCAACTGATGCAAAAGTGTGGAGTGAATGGGAAGAATTTAACTCATCAAAAGAATTAACATTGCCAGCTGGTGATGGAGAGAAAACAGTCTTTGTTGAATTTAAAGACCATGCTGGAAACATCAGCGAGTCATACCAACAAAAGATAACTCTTGATACTACTGCACCAGTGATAGAATTTACAGGTCATCAAGAAACTTATTCCGTTGATTCGACAATTAAGATCACTTGCAGTATAAGCGATGAACTGTCTGGTATTGCTTCAAAAGAATGCGAAAATGTTGAAGGGCCAGCCTATGAATTTGAGCTAGGAATAAATAAAGTTATTGCTTCAGCAACTGATAACGCTGGCAATACAGCGAAAGCTGAAATTGAATTTACAGTGACTGTTGACTTTGATAGTTTAGGTCGTTTAACAGAAGCTTTAGTCACAAAAGAAGAAGTCGCTGAATCACTAGCGAAAAAGCTTCAATCTGCGAAAGAATCAGCAGCAAAGGATAATAATCAGGCGATGAATGGTCAATTAAATGCTTATGAAAACCAATTGAAAGCTCAAAGTGGAAAATCAATTTCTGAAGAAAATACAAAAATATTGATAAATTTAGTAAAACAATTGAAGTAG
- a CDS encoding GNAT family N-acetyltransferase yields the protein MKKTENNVVKLIPMELEHVEGIYEATQDKRIWEHMSVDLTEKSRVLQYVQDALQKREHGTDIAFVIVNKKTEKIIGATWFLDISKQHKCFEIGSTWINPNFWRTNINTNCKYLLLKYCFEELHLNRVQIKTGHENYRSQKAIERIGAVKEGILRNHMIRKEGKIRHTVLYSVIKDEWTKVKKHFEEHLLN from the coding sequence ATGAAAAAAACAGAAAATAATGTTGTAAAGTTAATCCCAATGGAACTTGAGCATGTCGAAGGAATTTATGAAGCAACGCAAGATAAACGTATATGGGAGCATATGTCAGTTGATTTAACAGAGAAAAGTCGCGTCCTTCAATATGTTCAAGATGCCTTACAAAAACGTGAGCATGGTACTGATATTGCGTTTGTAATTGTAAATAAAAAAACAGAGAAAATAATTGGTGCGACTTGGTTTCTCGATATTTCAAAACAACACAAATGCTTTGAAATCGGATCAACTTGGATTAACCCTAATTTTTGGCGAACAAATATCAATACGAATTGTAAATATTTATTATTGAAATATTGTTTTGAAGAACTGCACCTTAACCGTGTACAAATAAAAACAGGACATGAAAACTACCGTTCACAAAAAGCGATAGAACGGATTGGAGCGGTAAAAGAAGGCATTCTTCGAAATCATATGATTCGAAAAGAAGGGAAAATTCGTCATACTGTCCTGTATAGTGTCATTAAGGATGAATGGACCAAAGTGAAAAAACATTTCGAAGAACATTTACTTAATTAA